The segment AACAAGATACGCTGAACATCTAAAGCAAAGCTACAAATTCAGCCGCCCTCTGACTACTTCAGCCTGTATAATTGTTCTGATGACAACCACCCTGCCTCttaccgtgtgtgtgtacattactTTAAATTAGCAGTAATTAGTCTCCGCAGTGATAATGCTAGCTGCAGGGTGCTGAATCATCGTCTGCCAGACTGACCCCCACACGAATCAGTGTCGTTTATATGGGAATTTTGCATTTGATATTCATTAAATGAGAAGACagtgtgtttaataaatatggataggtgtgtgtagtgtgctTTCGCTATGCGTGTGTACATAATGCAAGTGTATGGAACGCGTCAGAGTTTGTGCCTCTATGCTTCCTGACACTAAAGTGGGCgtgcatctgtgtgtggtggcctGTGTCTGAGTCGACCTGTGTGGCTCTGTATGGGTGGCCAGAAAGCCTTCTTgtgcacacttacacacacacgcataccaACCACTTACCCATCCTCCTTGCTGTCTGATCCAGGCGGAAATGTGTTCCCTGATAAACTGCAATACCCAGCTAATGATGTGCTTGATGATTTCAAAGTGGTTTTGAGTCAGTGCCTGAgggaagagggggggggggtaaaaagCTGAGTCTTTCCAGTAGCTTCTATAGTCTCTGCACAGTCAATTTCCTGTATCACTACCACTGATAAACATGCGGGAGCAATTCATTTGTTTACCAGTAgttgaacaatttttttccttaaattatGGTATAATTACCATAAAGTATTTCTCCTTTGGTAtatgtaacatatatacattaaaagtgtaataaacatttacatttgacccACTAGATGCAATCCGTAAATAAATAGAGCAACTAAACAACAATCAATcctattaaataaatgaatctttTCAGGCAGGTTATAAAAacattactgaaaataaaaaataagactcTCCGAAATCAATTCAGGTGTTGGTAGATTTGCACTCATAAATTTAATCCCTAGCTACTGAAGCTTTTTACTTTCTGAGCTGTAGCAGCGGCTCAGTAGGCAGAGAAGCCAATTTAGGACAGCTTCACGATAAGGAAAAGTTTTCCTTAGtggataatttatttatttatgtcatctttctttctttagatATACACACATGTGCCAGGTAGGTCTTCCAatgaaaccatttttttttttttttttttcaaaaaaagagTCTGGACATGACCATGAtctttgtagatttttttatgacatACCCATTACTGTTGACACAAATATGAGGAAAAACAGTCATTTTGAGGTTAAGATCGATTAAGATCTTGTTAGCAATTTTGGGCACTTCTCTCATAAGCCAGTAACATCGCTGGCCTTAcatcccattaaaaaaaaaaaaaaaaaaaaacaggtacatttgtatttgtaaaatgAAGATTTTTCTGGTAATAGAACTTTTAAAACTTTGTAGAAACAGGAGAAAATCTTTACCTTATAAATGAGCCTATAGGCAAGATAAAAAAGAGCCACTATTCGGCCCCAGTTAATTCCATCTGTAAAGATGCTCTTGGCCACAGTCACGAACACCTCCTGAGCACAGTTCGCCTGTACAGTGTTGATGAGACTGTTCAGAGGGAAACATATGGTCATAATGAACATGTATACATATAGTGCTTTGGCTTATGTTACAATTTTAGATAAGGAATATAACAACTTTGTTGCTTTTTGATATTGTAAGTATCTATTTTCAAAACAGTAAGACTAAAAGtgctaaaatatataatcatatatatttatcataCATTATACATAAAGTATATTATTACTGCAtatgatatataaaaaataagaaattcaCTTTAAAAAGGTCCAGGAAGTATAATAAACTGaaagaatattttgtgcatatttTCTTTGCATCACAAGAGTGTTGCTTTGGCCGTATCAAAGtgatgatgcaacttcacctCCCATAGTTTTGTCAAAATAGACAAAACTATGACAAATACTTGAAACAAACAACACGCATGTCTGtttgttttaagtatttaactATGCAATTTAGTTTTTGCAATAAGTAATAAGTAGGttgcattttacttttaaataataatatagcaAACTTGTGTTTTGATTGcattttttccaattttaaCCAGTTGGTAAATCCGCGTCACTGATCGTGTGACAGAAAAATTTTGCAGCTAGTATTTCTTGGATGTTTTGCATTTTACTATGAGATGCAGTCATTCAGTGTCATCTTTTGCCAACAAGGGgcaactttaaaactttttacaacAAACTTTGTGGTTATTTTCTAGACTTTGTTAGTTATTATAGTAAGACTAtattgtgttttgcatttaaaacagtGTTATGTACACATGTACTAAGATTAATGCAACAAGCTAAAATTTCTCCATCACTGGGAATCTAAGAGTGCTTTAACTGATCTAGCTGTTTGGGGAGGAAGGCTGGTATTTCTCTCTCTAATCAATCATTGGTGTCCATGAGCTTATTTAAAGGAGAAGGACATTTTCAGCCCGATCATTGCTCCAGCATATGGTAAACTTTCTACCTGTATACATTGGTCCAAGCCCTAGTAAAAccctgagataagtgcattggtGTTGCAagagattatataaaaaaataaaggcagtttttactctcataactgtattCTGCAATTCTGCGCAATTAAaattcccggtttgacttgtttgacttgaacactcttCATACAATGATTGGGGTGTCTTCTGTCACACAAGACAATCAAAGGGGGTTTAGAGCAACAAATAGCACAAAAGATGAGTCGAATGCACCAACACCAGTGCCACAATGTAACCCAAATTAATGTCATTTTGCATAAAGGCACATGGTCAGTTTGTTGGTCAGACTGTGTGGTTTTCTTTTATGCCTTAAGGCACCTCCTGCAGGGTACATTGCTCCAAAACATACACTTTGTCCTGGGGCATGGGTGTGTCAGTGTTGCGCAGAGTTGAATTTTGCCTGACACAAAAGGCAACCTCCTATCTATCAGCACACATAATCCACTTTTATGGCAGACATGCACCCAATTGATATTGTACAATATCATGCTGCTATTGTTGGATACAACTTAGGTTGTTGCCCTGAGcaggtggggggtggggggttgtGAGGGATTTGGGGGGTTTAACACTGCAATCCTGAATAACTTTAGTCATCAGAAATAGTACAGAAGATTTCTTACTGTTGAAGCTCTGCATTCCTATTCAGCTCATCAGCGATCTTAAGAAGCTGATCTACAACTACTTTCACGTGAGGATCATCTCCTTCGTTAGCTGTTCCACCTAGGTCCTCGGCGCTCACGTGCATAGACGGGTCCTCTGTTCTGATCCGCTCGATTACATATCTGCACATGAAAATGAGCCACACTTAGGATGAGGAGAGATGCAGCTATTGTTACAAATATAAACTAGGAAATAGGACAGTCAGTTAACATACTCTCTTAGTACGATAGCACCTTCTTCTATAATCCTATCATCACTGacatctgaaagaaaaaaagaaatacttcaTGAGAAAAGTAACTTATAACACGAGCAAATATCACATTTCAAGCTTAATCGTTTTTTATAATTGAATACGATTTAATTCTTATTCAAACTGCAATGTTCAACTCGAGTTCAACCTCTTAAAGTGTGTTACATAAGATTAAAattgaaacatacagtataaaagtataATTTAATAACAATGACAATCatagaagatatatatatatatatatatatatataaacatatatatatatatatatatatatatatatatatatatatatatatatatacacagtggtgtgaaaaactatttgcccccttcctgatttcttattcttttgcatgtttgtcacacaaaatgtttctgatcatcaaacacatttaactattagtcaaagataatataattgaacaaaaaatgcagtttttaaataatgttttttattatttagggagaaaaaaaaatccaaacctacatggccctgtgtgaaaaagtgattgccccccttgttaaaaaataacttaactgtggtttatcatacctgagttcaatttctgtagtcaccccaggcctgattactgccacacgtgtttcaatcaagaaatcacttaaatagaagctacctgacacagagaagtagaccaaaagcacctcaaaagctagacatcatgccaagatccaaagaaattcaggaacaaatgagaacaaaagtaattgagatctatcagtctggtaaaggttataaagccatttctaaagctttgggcctccagcgaaccacagtgagagccattattcacaaatggcaaaaacatggaacagtggtgaaccttcccaggagtggccggctgaccaaaattaccccaagagcgcagagacaactcatccgagaggccacaaaagaccccaggacaacatctaaagaactgcaggcctcacttgcctcaattaaggtcagtgttcacgactccaccataagaaagagactgggcaaaaacggactgcatggcagatttccaaggcgcaaaccacttaagcaaaaagaacattaaggctcgtctcaattttgctaaaaaacatctcaatgattgccaagacttttgggaaaataccttgtggaccgacgagacaaaagttgaactttttggaaggtgcaagtcctgttacatctggcgtaaaagtaacacagcatttcagaaaaagaacatcataccaacagtaaaatatggtggtggtagtgtgatggtctggggttgttttgctgcttcaggacctggaaggcttgctgtgatagatggaaccatgaattctactgtctaccaaaaaatcctgaaggagaatgtccggccatctgttcgtcaactcaagctgaagcgatcttgggtgctgcagcaggacaatgacccataacacaccagcaaatccacctctgaatggctgaagaaaaacaaaatgaagactttggagtggcctagtcaaagtcctgacctgaatcctattgagatgttgtggcatgaccttaaaaaggcggttcatgctagaaaaccctcaaataaagctgaattacaacaattctgcaaagatgagtgggccaaaattcctccagagcgctgtaaaagactcgttgcaagttatcgcaaacgcttgattgcatttattgctgctaagggtggcccaaccagttattaggttcagggggcaattactttttcacacagggccatgtaggtttggattttttttctcactaaataataaaacccatcatttaaaaactgcattttgtgtttacttgtgttatctttgactaatagttaaatgtgtttgatgatcagaaacattttgtgtgacaaacatgcaaaagaataagaaatcaggaagggggcaaatagtttttcacaccactgtatatatatataaagagagaaatGTTGAGAACAAATGTACtttgacaggctgcaaagtgcataAAATAACCAActaaaattttgtttgttaatgTACCAACCTCAACAACAAatttatttcccctctcatctgttccaaccactcagcattccgcatcaccagtatattaatcacctgttttttgttttttttttttttttatgactgaaTGACTTTTAGGTTACTGTCTggcttaaacaaaaatattcctCTGAACCTGCTcaagtacagggactggactgaaaatgagagccaaaaaagtcctttaggaGGTCTGGACAACTATTCCTTAAGACtgaattaaaatacaagaaagtctggctctttgaaagAAATTAAGATATTAAGACATCAGgcgtggctcaagacttttgcacaatactatgtgaaaaaaagaaaaaaaggaagcattACAATCAGACTATCTGTTTTCCATTTGTATTAAAGGAAAAATCAGTGACTTAATGATCATTTTATCctgctttacatttttttttatataaacaattatTGATTAGTTAAGATCTCCTGATATCTGCATGCTTATGCTTCCTTACTTCTGAATTCTCTCAATTGTAAAACTGCTAATATGATCTCTAAAAATGTTCTTTAGGCAGTATGCATCTAACTATCTCTGTAAGAAGGTAATCATTTTCCATCGATCTTCATGTGGCTtttcctctacacacacacacaaacatacacacacacacacacacacacacacacacacacacacacacacacacacacacacacacacgccaggTGGATTGCTTACCTAAATCTATGGACTGGCCACACTCTGGGTACACTCAGAAACTATGAAGATGGCTTTGGAAAGCAACTGATACAAACTGTTTTGCTACAATGGCTTATGACTATATAATAGGTTTGGAAGTGCATTTGCCACAAACAGTTTTGCACTCAAGTATCCATTAGTGAGCAGTTGAAAAGTTTAAATTGAAATTCATCCTagtcatatatatttttttcgaTATAGCACACAGTTATAGAAGGGAGTTATTTATGAGTTGCATATTGATGTTTCTTCTTCACGCCATCCTGTGGAGTTTTTCCTTATTCTTGTTGCCCCTGGCTTGTTCATTAGGGATAAATTTATAAGTTTAAAACTTGAATCCAGAATCTATAAATTTATGACCACCTCCTTTTTTCGACGCCGTCCaccaaggggttgccacagcttTACCACGGTTACTCTTTCTGACCAACActcctattttatccgggcttaaGGCCGCTCTGCATTCAGTGGATGGGGTTTGGGCCTTGGGTGGGAATCAAATCTGAGTCTTATGCATGGCAGGCGATACACAAATTACTAAGCCACTAATGACCCACTTTATGACAATGTCTCttgtaaaaaagtaatataaaaatatactttgTTTTTAGGTTTTCAGCTGCTCCCTCATTgagggtcgccacagcgggcCATTCGATCCACAAAACGACTTGGCATGGAAGATAGTGTGACCTTCCcacattttatccgggcttagGACAGGCATTGCATCCTgtgactggggtttgggcactgagtttaattgaataacattttttCAGGATGTAGTCTACTGGGATAGGTTTCGGATCCTCTGTGATGCCGACCAGGATGAAGCAGTCACTGAAAATGAATGAGTTAATGGCAATTGCTGAGAGATGTAGATCAGAGTGTAAACAGTTTTCGGTAGAAAATGATCGTTGACTTTTTGTTTAGAAGATAAACTACAAATAATCAGAGGTGCACTGTGTGCACCAGCACCTCATTCATTTCCATTCTATTGTAATTTAAGCAGGCGGCAcgatggttagcactgtcgccttgcacctccagggtccgggttcgattcccggccaggctcaattcccctttctgtgtgcgtggagttttcatgttctctccgtgcttagtgggtttcctccgacagtccaaacatatgtaggttaggctaattgccgttcccaaattgcccgtagtgtgtgagtgtgtgtgtgccctgcaatggattggcacagggtgtaccctgcctcatgccctaagcctcctggaataggctccaggtcctcgcgacactgaatacaggataaagcggtatagaagataagtgagagaGTATAATTTAAACCACAATACATATTAACAAAAGGTTTGTAAGAGGAATATCTACTCCACCCCATCCTTATCACacacgtttgtttgtttgtttttttctcaagGAAGGTGGAGCCAGACTGCTGTTTCTGTAATGACGTCACAGAAAAATCC is part of the Clarias gariepinus isolate MV-2021 ecotype Netherlands chromosome 15, CGAR_prim_01v2, whole genome shotgun sequence genome and harbors:
- the zgc:153993 gene encoding apoptosis regulator BAX, encoding MADSHGNDRTDDSELRGATGGEDVSDDRIIEEGAIVLREYVIERIRTEDPSMHVSAEDLGGTANEGDDPHVKVVVDQLLKIADELNRNAELQHLINTVQANCAQEVFVTVAKSIFTDGINWGRIVALFYLAYRLIYKALTQNHFEIIKHIISWVLQFIREHISAWIRQQGGWAGVMRNVSRWRTVSIIAAVAFIVAAVYWRRTR